From a single Gimesia fumaroli genomic region:
- the hypE gene encoding hydrogenase expression/formation protein HypE, with amino-acid sequence MNCPVSIPTNADYVTLAHGEGGRLSRKLIQERIVHALSNETLLAMNDAAQLPRVTGALALTTDSFVVSPLFFPGGDIGTLAVYGTINDLAVSGARPLWLTLSLIMEEGLPLVILDRVLQSIAEAAQQTGVKIVAGDTKVVPRGAADGLFINTAGVGELIAPIPSGAATLQEGDELIVSGTIGRHGIAILAVREELGLEPLPSSDCGSLLRPVEILRESMGHQVRCLRDATRGGVAAVMQEWAEASGMTLSIEEQSLPVSPVVRGISELLGLDPLHIANEGTMMIAVKQGAGADAVSFLKSLPETADAQVVGTVKHRGIAAVTIKRTLGAEQPLDDPLGSPLPRIC; translated from the coding sequence ATGAATTGCCCCGTTTCCATTCCCACTAATGCAGACTATGTGACGCTGGCCCACGGGGAAGGGGGGCGCCTTTCACGGAAATTGATTCAGGAACGAATTGTTCATGCACTGAGTAACGAAACTCTGCTGGCGATGAATGACGCCGCTCAACTCCCACGGGTGACGGGGGCTTTGGCGCTGACGACAGACAGCTTTGTGGTTTCCCCTTTGTTTTTTCCGGGAGGCGATATCGGCACGCTCGCCGTTTATGGAACTATCAATGATTTAGCCGTCAGTGGTGCCAGGCCGCTCTGGCTCACGCTTTCGCTCATTATGGAAGAGGGTTTGCCGCTGGTGATTTTGGATCGTGTGTTGCAAAGTATTGCGGAAGCGGCTCAACAGACGGGAGTTAAGATAGTGGCCGGTGATACCAAAGTGGTTCCCCGGGGAGCCGCGGACGGCTTGTTTATCAACACAGCGGGGGTCGGTGAGTTAATCGCACCAATCCCATCCGGTGCAGCAACACTACAGGAAGGTGATGAATTGATTGTCAGTGGCACCATCGGTCGTCACGGCATTGCGATTTTAGCTGTACGGGAAGAACTGGGGTTGGAGCCGCTGCCCTCCAGTGACTGTGGATCTTTGCTGCGACCTGTTGAAATCCTACGCGAATCAATGGGGCATCAGGTTCGCTGTCTGCGTGATGCCACCCGGGGAGGGGTTGCCGCTGTGATGCAGGAATGGGCGGAAGCGAGTGGCATGACGCTGAGCATCGAAGAACAAAGTCTCCCTGTCTCGCCGGTAGTACGGGGAATTTCAGAGTTATTGGGGCTTGATCCACTACATATCGCCAATGAAGGGACAATGATGATCGCTGTCAAACAGGGGGCCGGAGCGGATGCGGTTTCTTTCTTGAAATCGCTACCGGAAACGGCTGATGCCCAGGTGGTCGGGACGGTAAAACACCGGGGCATTGCAGCCGTGACCATCAAGCGGACCCTAGGCGCAGAACAGCCTTTGGATGATCCGCTCGGGAGTCCTTTGCCACGAATCTGCTGA
- a CDS encoding alternate F1F0 ATPase, F1 subunit alpha, producing the protein MSISPEIKALLDRTFEKFDGVLAEHNFEPQPIEVGKVTYVGRSHARVSGLPNVQSEELLQFPNHVLGLALNLDVDEVGVVLLDHSEQLTAGDEVRRTHRLLDVPVGESLIGRVIDPVGRPLDGHGPVSAAERRPYERDPASITDRAPVTVPLQTGIKVIDALIPIGRGQRELILGDRQTGKTAVAIDTIINQHNKDVICIYCAIGQRNTAVAKVIDDLRNHGALEYTAVVVAESDAPPGLQFVAPYAATTLGEYFMDQGKDVLVVYDDLTSHARSYRELSLLLRRPPGREAFPGDIFYLHSRLLERSTHLKDSLGGGSLTALPIAETEAQNLSAYIPTNLISITDGQIYLSPHLFQKGILPAVDVGRSVSRVGGKTQLPAYRAVAGDLRLSYSQFEELEAFSRFSSRLDEETLATLERGRRVREIFKQPQYETLSVPEQITVLLAMAGGAFDETDLSQIRKTEEFVQKILINDFPDLSEAIQEGHKLTEENQQTIINTAKELIHKFHHKTPEDSP; encoded by the coding sequence ATGTCGATTTCTCCCGAGATCAAAGCACTCCTCGATCGTACCTTTGAAAAATTTGATGGTGTGCTGGCAGAGCATAATTTTGAGCCACAACCGATCGAAGTCGGCAAAGTCACGTACGTCGGTCGCAGCCATGCACGCGTCAGCGGCTTACCCAATGTCCAATCGGAAGAACTGTTGCAGTTCCCCAACCACGTTCTCGGCCTGGCATTAAACCTGGACGTAGATGAAGTCGGCGTCGTCTTACTGGACCACAGCGAACAACTGACAGCCGGCGATGAAGTAAGGCGGACCCACCGCCTGCTGGATGTGCCTGTCGGCGAATCATTAATCGGACGCGTCATTGATCCCGTAGGCCGTCCACTGGATGGTCATGGGCCGGTTTCTGCAGCTGAGCGCAGACCTTATGAACGAGATCCCGCTTCGATTACCGACCGTGCGCCGGTGACCGTTCCTCTACAAACCGGTATCAAAGTCATTGATGCATTAATTCCCATCGGTCGTGGTCAACGAGAACTGATTCTGGGAGATCGACAAACGGGAAAAACCGCTGTCGCCATTGATACGATTATCAATCAACATAATAAAGATGTAATTTGCATTTACTGCGCGATTGGCCAGCGCAATACGGCAGTCGCTAAAGTGATTGACGATCTGCGAAATCATGGTGCTCTTGAATATACGGCTGTGGTCGTTGCTGAAAGCGATGCGCCCCCCGGCCTGCAGTTTGTCGCACCTTACGCAGCGACAACGCTGGGCGAATATTTCATGGATCAGGGAAAAGATGTACTCGTTGTCTACGATGATCTCACTTCCCATGCGCGCTCGTATCGCGAATTATCACTGCTGTTGAGACGACCTCCGGGACGGGAAGCATTCCCCGGCGACATTTTTTATCTGCATTCCCGTCTGCTGGAACGTTCGACGCATTTAAAAGATTCTTTGGGTGGCGGTTCCCTGACAGCACTGCCGATCGCGGAAACCGAAGCCCAAAACCTGTCTGCCTATATTCCGACAAATCTGATCTCGATTACCGATGGCCAGATTTATCTTTCACCTCATCTCTTTCAAAAAGGGATTTTGCCCGCAGTCGATGTCGGCAGATCGGTGTCCCGTGTCGGTGGTAAAACACAGCTCCCCGCTTATCGCGCCGTAGCTGGCGACTTAAGGCTCTCTTACAGCCAGTTTGAAGAGCTGGAAGCATTTTCCCGGTTTAGCAGTCGACTGGATGAAGAAACGCTGGCCACACTCGAACGAGGTCGCCGGGTTCGTGAAATATTCAAACAGCCCCAATATGAAACGCTTTCCGTCCCCGAACAGATTACCGTGTTACTGGCAATGGCCGGAGGCGCATTTGACGAGACCGATTTATCTCAGATTCGAAAAACAGAAGAGTTCGTGCAAAAAATCCTGATCAATGATTTTCCAGACCTGAGTGAGGCAATTCAGGAAGGCCATAAACTCACTGAAGAAAATCAACAAACGATTATTAATACTGCCAAAGAACTCATTCACAAATTTCATCACAAAACTCCTGAAGACAGTCCGTAA
- the hypF gene encoding carbamoyltransferase HypF: MQRQAITDLTETKMAVQLTLNGRVQGIGLRPAVARWARELDLVGCIKNTTGGVELTVEGCASAITRFEKELDSHLPQEARIEKRQRRRCTERGYTGFEIISGQADGPLATQVPTDLVVCPECLAEVSDETNRRDDYPLTSCTHCGPRYSIIKTMPYEREQTGMAEFPLCDLCRDEYQSATDRRFHAQTNACAACGPGIWSTDSKGQQLASGRDALHFAAAMLLQGKILGLRGLGGYQLLVDATSETAVANLRERKRRFGKPLAVMVASVEQAETLVYLSNSERRELTSSAAPIVLLPARTDSSVAPNVNPGLNLLGVMLPTTPLHWLLLQQCSGPLVVTSANLEEEPLAYQSERIGVQLKLVADLWLEHDRPIERPIDDSVVRWMAGRCVTIRLARGLAPYPLDLPCDEPLFALGGHQKAALALCNGRQSILGPHIGDLENLASRERYQDQLQALQTLYGIEQASFLCDAHPDYFTSQWAERQSALLETVQHHHAHIVAGMLEQGWLDKQVLGVAFDGTGWGDDQTIWGGEFLLSTATGYERVAHLRPFPLPGGERAVREPWRVAVSLVVQAAGKQAASQLKLTAEPIEPFLTIIDSERYSPKTSSAGRLFDGVASLVLGVTHAEFEGQAAMMLESHCDLSETGSYEIVLQAGKPIQLDWRPLVSQILKDRARGVAPSVMAMRFHRGLAQAVARLCRQYAPTPVVLGGGVFQNRCLVELFVEEFAENQQPLGLPGMIPPNDGGLAAGQLAVAVVRRNQKGAGRCV; this comes from the coding sequence ATGCAACGGCAGGCAATCACTGATCTCACCGAAACCAAAATGGCCGTGCAGTTGACCCTGAACGGTCGTGTGCAGGGAATCGGTCTGCGCCCTGCAGTCGCACGTTGGGCACGCGAATTGGACTTAGTTGGTTGTATCAAAAACACGACCGGGGGGGTCGAACTGACAGTGGAAGGCTGTGCCTCTGCCATTACACGCTTTGAAAAAGAACTGGATTCACATCTACCTCAAGAAGCCCGTATTGAAAAACGGCAACGGAGACGCTGTACCGAGCGTGGATACACGGGGTTTGAAATTATAAGTGGTCAAGCAGATGGGCCTTTAGCCACACAAGTTCCTACTGATCTTGTCGTCTGCCCCGAGTGCCTGGCTGAGGTTTCCGATGAAACGAACCGACGCGATGATTATCCCCTGACGAGTTGCACCCACTGCGGACCCCGGTATTCCATCATTAAAACAATGCCTTACGAGCGGGAACAAACGGGGATGGCTGAATTTCCGCTCTGCGATTTATGCCGGGATGAATACCAGTCTGCCACGGATCGCCGGTTTCACGCACAAACGAATGCCTGTGCCGCCTGTGGTCCCGGTATCTGGTCTACCGATTCCAAAGGTCAACAGCTTGCATCGGGACGCGACGCACTGCACTTCGCAGCCGCTATGTTACTGCAGGGAAAGATTCTTGGCTTACGTGGGCTGGGCGGTTATCAACTGCTGGTAGATGCGACATCCGAAACTGCGGTAGCGAATCTACGAGAACGAAAACGGCGTTTCGGTAAGCCTCTGGCAGTGATGGTGGCTTCCGTAGAACAGGCGGAGACGCTGGTCTATCTCAGCAACTCAGAACGTAGAGAACTAACCAGTTCTGCCGCCCCGATTGTATTGTTGCCAGCACGAACTGATTCTAGCGTGGCGCCGAACGTCAATCCCGGCTTGAATCTGCTGGGAGTGATGCTGCCCACGACGCCCCTGCATTGGTTATTGCTGCAGCAGTGCTCTGGTCCGCTGGTGGTGACGAGTGCCAATCTCGAAGAAGAACCGCTGGCTTATCAAAGTGAACGCATTGGAGTTCAACTGAAGTTAGTCGCCGATCTCTGGCTGGAGCATGATCGGCCCATTGAACGTCCGATTGATGATAGTGTCGTGCGCTGGATGGCGGGGCGGTGCGTGACCATTCGACTGGCTCGTGGCCTCGCACCCTATCCTTTGGACCTGCCATGTGACGAACCCTTGTTCGCTCTGGGGGGACATCAAAAAGCGGCATTAGCACTCTGTAACGGCCGGCAAAGTATTCTGGGGCCGCATATTGGTGATCTGGAAAATTTGGCTTCTCGTGAACGATATCAGGACCAGTTACAGGCCTTACAAACATTATACGGGATTGAGCAGGCATCGTTTCTCTGCGATGCGCATCCCGATTATTTCACTTCACAGTGGGCGGAACGGCAGTCAGCATTACTGGAAACGGTGCAGCATCACCATGCGCATATCGTCGCTGGCATGCTGGAGCAGGGCTGGCTCGACAAACAGGTATTAGGTGTTGCCTTTGATGGAACCGGATGGGGCGACGATCAAACAATCTGGGGGGGAGAATTCCTGTTATCCACGGCAACCGGTTACGAGAGAGTCGCGCACCTGCGACCGTTTCCTTTACCCGGCGGCGAACGTGCTGTCCGCGAACCGTGGCGGGTTGCTGTCTCCCTGGTGGTGCAGGCAGCAGGAAAACAGGCGGCTTCCCAATTGAAACTGACAGCAGAGCCGATCGAACCGTTTTTGACAATCATCGATTCAGAGCGTTACTCACCGAAAACAAGCAGCGCCGGTCGTCTGTTTGATGGCGTGGCGTCGCTGGTTTTGGGAGTGACCCATGCGGAATTCGAAGGGCAGGCGGCTATGATGCTGGAATCGCACTGTGATCTGTCCGAAACGGGGAGTTATGAAATCGTATTGCAGGCAGGCAAGCCGATTCAACTCGATTGGCGTCCGCTGGTTTCTCAGATACTGAAAGACCGAGCCAGAGGAGTTGCTCCGTCTGTGATGGCGATGCGTTTTCACCGCGGGCTGGCTCAAGCAGTGGCTCGATTGTGTCGTCAGTATGCTCCGACGCCTGTTGTTCTGGGGGGCGGCGTATTTCAAAATCGATGTCTGGTGGAATTGTTCGTTGAGGAATTTGCAGAGAATCAGCAGCCACTCGGATTACCCGGAATGATTCCCCCCAACGATGGCGGTCTGGCGGCGGGGCAATTGGCGGTTGCGGTTGTTCGACGAAATCAGAAAGGGGCGGGCCGATGTGTTTAG
- a CDS encoding F0F1 ATP synthase subunit gamma, which produces MQDLETLKRSIDSTRDLQSVVRTMKTLAAVSIRQYEQAVDSLEDYSETVEQGLKMVLWDLERETSLSELHTDGATGIIIFGSDQGMCGQFNEQIALYASEYFSDDNLRLDQFAWMVIGSRIQGKIQDTGVDVDFEFTLPGSATSIAPLVTDILTNIDQWRHQRRLGRIFIFYNQRVSASTYKPHALQLLPIDPERFFRHQERSWPSRTLPLFTMNRSVLLSRLIRQYLFVSLFRACAESLAGENASRIASMQAAERNIKERLVNLQSDFNQQRQTSITEELLDVVTGFEALKDSKLNESG; this is translated from the coding sequence ATGCAAGACCTGGAAACATTAAAGCGGAGTATTGATAGCACCAGAGATTTGCAGTCCGTCGTACGCACCATGAAAACTCTGGCAGCGGTCAGTATTCGACAGTATGAACAGGCCGTAGACTCACTGGAAGATTACTCGGAAACGGTCGAACAGGGGCTCAAAATGGTACTCTGGGATCTGGAGCGGGAAACCAGTCTCTCAGAGTTACATACAGATGGGGCTACCGGCATTATTATTTTTGGATCTGATCAGGGAATGTGCGGGCAATTCAATGAGCAGATTGCTTTGTACGCTTCTGAATATTTTTCTGATGACAATTTGAGATTGGATCAATTCGCCTGGATGGTGATCGGCTCCCGCATCCAGGGAAAAATACAGGATACGGGTGTCGACGTCGATTTCGAGTTCACTCTACCGGGCTCCGCTACAAGCATCGCCCCCCTGGTCACTGATATCCTGACCAACATTGATCAGTGGCGTCACCAGCGACGTTTAGGACGCATCTTTATTTTCTACAACCAGCGTGTTTCAGCCTCGACCTACAAACCGCATGCGTTACAGCTACTCCCGATTGATCCGGAACGGTTTTTCCGCCATCAAGAACGAAGCTGGCCTTCACGCACGCTCCCCCTGTTTACGATGAATCGCAGTGTTCTCCTCTCGCGGCTGATTCGCCAGTATCTTTTCGTCTCGTTGTTTCGCGCCTGTGCGGAATCGCTGGCGGGTGAAAATGCCAGCCGAATCGCCTCCATGCAGGCTGCCGAACGCAATATCAAAGAACGACTCGTAAATCTGCAATCAGACTTTAATCAACAGCGACAGACTTCGATAACAGAAGAATTACTTGATGTCGTCACGGGATTCGAAGCCTTGAAAGATTCCAAATTGAACGAATCAGGATAA
- a CDS encoding hydrogenase maturation nickel metallochaperone HypA/HybF, giving the protein MHERSLVQRLLQQVQQIVAEDGGGQVTEIRVQVGDLSGVEPLLFQAAFEEMVSDLFSSECQLALDIVPVMAVCHACGQQFEIVDFQFQCPACPTGAVQVIQGDEVKLISINVSSDNPVEGVAS; this is encoded by the coding sequence ATGCATGAACGCTCGCTGGTTCAACGTTTACTGCAGCAGGTTCAGCAAATCGTCGCTGAGGACGGGGGCGGTCAAGTTACGGAAATTCGAGTTCAGGTGGGGGATTTATCCGGCGTCGAACCGCTGCTGTTTCAAGCGGCATTTGAGGAAATGGTGTCTGATTTGTTTTCGTCTGAGTGTCAGTTGGCCTTGGATATCGTCCCCGTGATGGCGGTTTGTCATGCTTGTGGTCAGCAGTTTGAAATTGTCGATTTTCAGTTTCAGTGTCCTGCCTGCCCAACGGGAGCAGTGCAGGTGATTCAGGGGGACGAGGTGAAGCTAATCAGTATCAACGTCAGTTCAGACAACCCGGTAGAAGGAGTTGCCTCATGA
- a CDS encoding hydrogenase maturation protease: MQSKTMIAGIGSPHGDDCVGWEIANAIQSRISDRASIRLVRTPDALLDWIEDVQELVICDACQGAGEVGSVHQWEWPCQELESINWSGTHNLSLPAVLALAQQLERLPASVRIWGVEVQQVQPDQSMSNAVEAGAKIAADSICKALSIPLNQMEQQHA; this comes from the coding sequence ATGCAATCAAAGACCATGATAGCAGGGATTGGCTCTCCTCACGGTGATGATTGCGTGGGTTGGGAAATTGCCAACGCGATTCAAAGCAGAATCAGTGATCGAGCTTCTATCCGTCTGGTGCGAACTCCCGATGCATTACTCGATTGGATCGAAGATGTTCAGGAACTGGTGATTTGCGATGCCTGTCAGGGAGCGGGAGAAGTCGGCAGCGTTCATCAATGGGAGTGGCCTTGTCAAGAACTGGAATCAATCAACTGGTCGGGAACGCATAATCTTTCATTGCCAGCTGTTTTGGCATTAGCACAGCAACTGGAGCGACTTCCTGCATCAGTCCGCATCTGGGGTGTGGAAGTGCAGCAGGTCCAGCCTGATCAATCGATGTCTAACGCTGTCGAAGCGGGAGCGAAGATTGCAGCCGACTCGATTTGTAAAGCACTGAGTATTCCCCTGAATCAAATGGAGCAGCAGCATGCATGA
- a CDS encoding CBS domain-containing protein, with amino-acid sequence MNDPKQSPHAKNFMTHYVEVVTPDMTLTEVIRFLLKHKLSNAPVAEIKHDKKFLLGFISEGDCLKAVSNELFFGNPSPPQSAKTIMTAHPICIAPETELFSIVSIFTSHNVHHLPVVENGELLGIVSRSDILKEMETYYSQIVHTSDHERQLRDTSQIMNLRFNIDRG; translated from the coding sequence ATGAACGATCCTAAACAATCACCTCATGCCAAGAATTTTATGACACACTACGTGGAAGTAGTGACGCCCGACATGACTCTCACCGAGGTCATTCGCTTCTTACTGAAACATAAACTTTCGAACGCACCTGTAGCTGAAATCAAGCATGACAAGAAATTTCTCCTGGGCTTTATCTCAGAAGGCGATTGTCTGAAGGCAGTTTCCAATGAACTCTTTTTTGGTAACCCCAGTCCGCCACAAAGTGCGAAAACCATCATGACCGCGCATCCAATCTGTATCGCCCCTGAAACCGAACTGTTTTCAATTGTCTCTATTTTCACGAGCCATAACGTCCATCATCTACCGGTCGTAGAAAACGGAGAACTGCTAGGCATCGTCAGTCGCTCTGATATTCTGAAAGAGATGGAAACCTACTACAGTCAAATCGTGCATACGAGTGATCACGAACGGCAATTACGCGATACCTCGCAGATCATGAATCTCAGATTTAATATTGACCGTGGTTAA
- the hypD gene encoding hydrogenase formation protein HypD, with protein MKYLDEYRDPEAARLLLDEIRRVSTRCWTLMEVCGGQTHSLLRHGIAAELEGTVELIHGPGCPVCVTDQEAIDFACQLAQRDDVILASFGDMLRVPGSRGSLLDARTAGARIQIVYSPLDAVQLARKHPEKQVVFFAVGFETTAPATALAVKQAARDQLDNFSLIVSHVRVQPAMESLVQAPDNRVQAFLAAGHVCTVMGYESYESFVEQYRLPVVVTGFEPLDLLEGILACVKQLEANEVRLENRYARTVQAAGNQSAQDLVREIYQICDRAWRGFGVIPEGGLELCLEWRQYDARTRFSEPALPVLGIDECRSFDVMTGHLKPPDCPHFRKSCNPESPLGAPMVSSEGACAAYYRYGMTASH; from the coding sequence ATGAAATATCTTGACGAATATCGCGATCCTGAGGCCGCTCGGTTATTATTGGATGAAATACGCAGAGTCTCCACTCGTTGCTGGACATTGATGGAAGTCTGTGGCGGGCAGACCCACAGCTTGTTAAGACATGGTATTGCCGCTGAACTGGAAGGGACGGTGGAGTTAATCCATGGTCCCGGCTGTCCCGTCTGTGTGACGGATCAGGAAGCGATCGATTTTGCTTGCCAGTTGGCACAGCGCGACGATGTGATACTGGCAAGCTTTGGTGATATGTTACGCGTACCGGGGAGCCGCGGTTCATTGCTCGATGCCAGAACGGCTGGCGCGCGAATTCAGATCGTTTATTCACCTTTGGATGCCGTGCAACTGGCGCGGAAGCATCCAGAGAAGCAAGTTGTGTTTTTTGCTGTCGGCTTTGAAACGACGGCGCCTGCGACTGCGCTGGCTGTCAAGCAGGCCGCTCGGGATCAACTCGACAATTTCAGTCTGATTGTTTCGCATGTGCGTGTGCAGCCTGCGATGGAGTCTTTGGTTCAGGCACCCGATAATCGGGTTCAGGCTTTCCTGGCAGCCGGGCATGTCTGCACGGTGATGGGGTATGAATCGTACGAGTCGTTTGTAGAACAGTATCGCTTGCCGGTGGTTGTGACAGGTTTTGAACCACTGGATTTACTTGAAGGAATCCTGGCGTGCGTCAAACAGCTTGAAGCGAATGAGGTACGACTTGAGAACCGATATGCCCGCACGGTACAGGCAGCCGGTAATCAGTCAGCACAGGATCTCGTACGGGAGATCTATCAAATCTGCGATCGCGCGTGGCGTGGTTTCGGAGTCATACCAGAGGGAGGCCTGGAACTGTGTCTGGAGTGGCGTCAGTATGACGCTCGCACGCGTTTTTCTGAACCTGCTTTACCGGTGCTGGGCATCGATGAATGCCGCAGTTTTGATGTGATGACCGGGCATCTCAAGCCTCCCGATTGTCCTCATTTCAGAAAGTCTTGTAATCCCGAATCGCCGCTGGGAGCGCCGATGGTCTCTTCTGAAGGGGCATGTGCGGCCTACTATCGTTATGGAATGACAGCCAGCCATTGA
- the hypB gene encoding hydrogenase nickel incorporation protein HypB encodes MNQRTIIVKKDIQADQKADAAALREQLGRRGTLVVNLLSSPGSGKTTLLEATAQEFADRRSMAVLVGDLETDRDAQRLAPLVPVAQLTTGGACHLELPLVQRGLQALGDPVVDFLFIENIGNLVCPASHDLAEHLRVVLISTTEGDDKPGKYPKMFRTSQAMVISKLDLLPHVPFSVDAVTEDARRIQPELDVFTNCALKRQGVSDWCDYLEQQHQQLLDRYHATAGNH; translated from the coding sequence ATGAATCAACGTACGATTATTGTCAAAAAAGATATCCAGGCAGATCAGAAAGCAGATGCAGCCGCTCTGCGTGAGCAACTGGGACGACGGGGAACCTTGGTCGTCAATCTACTCTCATCACCGGGATCAGGGAAAACGACGCTTCTGGAAGCAACGGCTCAAGAGTTTGCCGATCGACGAAGTATGGCGGTTCTGGTTGGTGATCTGGAAACAGACCGTGATGCACAGCGATTAGCGCCATTGGTTCCGGTCGCACAACTGACAACCGGCGGGGCCTGTCATCTCGAATTGCCGCTCGTACAGCGTGGACTTCAGGCTCTGGGCGATCCTGTCGTCGATTTTCTGTTTATAGAAAATATCGGGAATCTGGTATGTCCTGCGTCGCATGACCTGGCTGAGCATTTGCGAGTGGTACTGATCAGCACCACCGAAGGCGATGACAAGCCCGGAAAATATCCCAAGATGTTTCGCACCAGTCAGGCGATGGTGATTTCCAAGCTTGATTTACTGCCCCATGTCCCATTTTCCGTTGACGCTGTCACAGAGGACGCACGCCGGATTCAACCGGAGTTGGATGTGTTCACAAATTGTGCATTGAAGAGACAAGGCGTGTCGGACTGGTGCGATTATCTGGAACAGCAACATCAACAACTTTTGGATCGATACCATGCAACGGCAGGCAATCACTGA
- a CDS encoding HypC/HybG/HupF family hydrogenase formation chaperone, whose product MCLGIPGKVVHWLEREGAFSQAEVEFDGVRRVVHMACVTEAELGDYVVVHAGIAISRIDPIEAKRIFETIAGWGDDEGWRPERLEEPEAPQ is encoded by the coding sequence ATGTGTTTAGGAATTCCGGGAAAAGTGGTTCACTGGCTGGAACGGGAAGGGGCGTTCTCGCAGGCCGAAGTGGAATTCGATGGGGTCCGCCGGGTTGTACATATGGCGTGTGTCACCGAAGCGGAGTTGGGAGATTATGTGGTCGTTCACGCGGGAATTGCCATCAGCCGCATCGATCCGATTGAAGCGAAACGGATCTTCGAAACGATCGCCGGATGGGGCGACGACGAAGGCTGGCGTCCAGAACGACTCGAAGAACCTGAGGCACCTCAATGA
- a CDS encoding Ni/Fe hydrogenase subunit alpha, with amino-acid sequence MADRTIKVETLTRVEGEGGLYVRLRGDAVDEVRLEIYEPPRLFEALLRGRPLEDAPDITARICGICPVAYQMSSVHALESALDVTASAEIRRLRRLLYCGEWIESHGLHMHLLHAPDFLGFDSGLDMAKQFPDEVNRGLRLKKHGNQLVDMLGGRAIHPVNVCVGGFYRMPRRDEFQKLIPDFEWGLNAAVETTRWVAGFEFPDFETECEYISLSHPDEYPMNEGFMKTSSGDSIEVSYYEDEFQERHVPHSTALQAIRKSTGRPYLLGPLARVNLNREQLSPTARQLADDVGLEPLCKNPHRAIIARGLEIVHAYEEALMIMRGDHPTGKPRESYSYQAGEGMAATEAPRGTLFHRYVIDEAGKIVKAVIIPPTSQNQAQIEADLKQWVTHVMSDDEQETARQCENLVRAYDPCISCSTHFLNVKIERT; translated from the coding sequence ATGGCTGACCGTACGATCAAAGTAGAAACGTTAACGCGAGTCGAAGGGGAAGGCGGGCTCTATGTTCGTTTGCGCGGTGATGCGGTAGATGAAGTGCGGCTGGAGATTTATGAGCCGCCTCGCTTGTTCGAAGCACTCTTGCGCGGTCGACCGCTGGAAGACGCACCCGATATTACGGCACGTATCTGTGGGATTTGCCCGGTTGCCTATCAGATGAGTAGCGTGCATGCGTTGGAGTCGGCCCTTGATGTGACTGCCTCAGCAGAGATACGCCGATTGAGGCGGTTGCTCTATTGTGGAGAGTGGATTGAAAGTCACGGCTTGCATATGCACCTGCTGCACGCTCCTGATTTTCTGGGCTTCGACAGCGGCCTGGATATGGCGAAGCAGTTTCCGGACGAAGTCAATCGGGGACTAAGACTGAAGAAACACGGCAATCAACTGGTGGATATGCTGGGGGGCCGGGCTATTCATCCGGTCAATGTCTGTGTCGGTGGTTTTTATCGCATGCCGCGGCGGGATGAATTCCAGAAACTGATTCCTGATTTCGAATGGGGCTTGAACGCTGCTGTGGAGACCACACGTTGGGTGGCCGGTTTTGAGTTTCCCGATTTCGAAACCGAATGCGAATACATTTCGCTGTCTCATCCCGATGAATATCCCATGAATGAAGGCTTCATGAAAACCAGCAGCGGCGATTCGATTGAAGTCAGCTACTATGAAGATGAATTCCAGGAACGACACGTTCCCCATTCGACAGCATTGCAGGCGATTCGCAAATCAACGGGGCGGCCTTATCTATTAGGTCCATTAGCACGCGTTAATCTGAATCGGGAACAGCTCTCGCCGACCGCGCGTCAATTAGCAGATGACGTGGGGCTGGAACCTCTGTGCAAAAACCCGCATCGGGCGATCATCGCACGCGGGCTGGAAATTGTGCATGCCTATGAAGAAGCGTTAATGATCATGCGCGGCGATCATCCGACCGGGAAGCCGCGTGAATCTTATTCGTATCAGGCGGGCGAGGGAATGGCTGCCACAGAAGCACCGCGGGGAACGTTGTTTCATCGCTATGTGATTGATGAAGCGGGCAAGATTGTGAAAGCGGTAATTATTCCGCCGACCTCACAAAATCAGGCACAAATTGAAGCGGATCTGAAACAATGGGTCACGCATGTGATGAGTGATGACGAGCAGGAAACGGCCCGGCAATGTGAAAACCTGGTGCGTGCCTATGATCCCTGTATCAGTTGTTCGACGCATTTTCTGAATGTGAAAATTGAGCGGACTTAG